The following coding sequences lie in one Seriola aureovittata isolate HTS-2021-v1 ecotype China chromosome 5, ASM2101889v1, whole genome shotgun sequence genomic window:
- the LOC130168923 gene encoding lysosomal membrane ascorbate-dependent ferrireductase CYB561A3 isoform X2, translating to MRSITIFYMCYLLCLGLGLACVVCVCVWNSQWRGGFAWDGKARQFNWHPVLMVTGLVVVYGIGAVLYRIPLTWGQNKLPWKLLHAALMLIALVLSIVGLCAVFDFHNANNIPNLYSLHSWIGIAATALFAIQWVVGVAGFLLPCSPISLRKLLKPVHVWMGGSILWLSIAACISGINEKLFFVLKGTANGTQPYSKLPPEALLGNSLGVLIVAFGLVVLKILSNHNWQRPDSRPEDLAYTPLLQEENE from the exons ATGAGGTCCATCACGATCTTCTACATGTGCTACCTGTTGTGCCTTGGCCTGGGCCTGGCctgcgtggtgtgtgtgtgcgtctggaACAGCCAGTGGCGCGGCGGGTTCGCCTGGGACGGCAAGGCCCGGCAGTTCAACTGGCACCCGGTCCTGATGGTCACAGGTCTGGTTGTGGTGTACGGCATCG GAGCTGTGTTGTACCGCATCCCCCTGACCTGGGGTCAGAATAAACTCCCCTGGAAGCTCCTTCATGCTGCACTGATGCTCATCGCCCTGGTCCTGTCGATCGTGGGACTTTGTGCTGTGTTTGACTTCCACAATGCCAACAACATTCCTAACCTTTACTCTTTGCACAGCTGGATTGGAATTGCTGCCACAGCCCTTTTCGCCATACAG TGGGTGGTGGGTGTGGCTGGCTTCCTCCTGCCCTGCTCCCCCATATCACTACGTAAACTGCTGAAACCCGTCCATGTGTGGATGGGAGGCAGCATATTGTGGCTCAGCATCGCTGCCTGCATCTCTGGAATTAACGAGAAACTCTTCTTTGTTCT taaaGGAACCGCCAATGGAACTCAGCCATACTCTAAACTTCCACCTGAGGCTTTGTTAGGAAATTCATTAGGAGTTTTGATTGTAGCCTTCGGTTTGGTCGTTCTAAAGATTTTGTCCAACCATAACTGGCAGAGACCGGACTCTCGGCCTGAGGATCTGGCTTACACG CCATTGCTtcaagaggaaaatgaatga
- the hdr gene encoding hematopoietic death receptor isoform X3 — translation MIDFKYAVIFILMLSSKPTDAFPRSGLDLRGSRTQRDVPCSASLEYQHGNICCLNCPAGTRVESPCTGTREKGRCEECEHGDTYTEHSNGLNMCFKCTRCRSDQEMVTECNQTHNTECRCKSGKFCAPDQACEVCKKCSSCEKDEEIVRNCTSTTNTECKKIQSSSGTSRANAAIVVPLTLLASGLIILGAVCCWKKRNKATDSQRPDGKAGQEEWQFPKLVPLKGEDSLRKCFDYFEEELEVDYHKKFFRHLGLNDNVIKSKENLHYEDRVHELLNIWLEKVGREASLNYLLSALIDLNQRRTAENIRDRAIVNDHYIYENQIEVNSV, via the exons ATGATCGACTTTAAATATGCg GTTATTTTCATCTTGATGTTGAGCTCCAAACCCACGGATGCATTTCCACGCTCTGGACTTGACTTGAGAGGTAGCAGAACCCAGCGGGATGTCCCCTGCTCAGCCAGCCTGGAGTATCAGCACGGCAACATCTGCTGTCTAAACTGTCCAGCTG gtacACGTGTGGAATCACCCTGCACCGGAACACGAGAGAAGGGGAGGTGTGAAGAATGCGAGCATGGGGACACATACACTGAGCACAGCAATGGGCTGAACATGTGTTTCAAGTGCACACGGTGTCGCTCAG ATCAGGAAATGGTAACTGAATGTAATCAAACTCATAACACTGAATGTCGGTGCAAATCAGGGAAATTCTGTGCTCCTGACCAGGCATGCGAAGTGTGCAAGAAATGTTCAAG TTgtgagaaagatgaagagataGTGAGGAACTGCACCTCTACCACCAACACAGAGTGCAAGAAAATCCAGTCCAGCTCTGGCACTTCCCGAG CAAATGCAGCAATAGTGGTGCCACTCACACTCCTGGCTAGTGGGCTCATTATCCTGGGAGCAGTTTGCTGTtggaagaagagaaacaaagcaaCAG ACTCTCAGAGACCCGACGGCAAAGCTGGACAG GAAGAATGGCAATTTCCCAAACTAGTTCCTCTGAAag GTGAAGATTCTCTGAGGAAATGCTTTGACTACTTCGAAGAAGAATTGGAGGTCGACTACCACAAGAAATTCTTCCGTCACCTTGGGCTTAACGACAATGTGATCAAAAGCAAAGAGAACCTTCACTATGAAGACAGGGTCCATGAGTTGCTGAACATTTGGTTGGAGAAAGTGGGCAGAGAAGCTAGCTTAAATTACCTGCTGAGTGCATTAATTGATCTGAATCAGAGGCGAACAGCTGAGAATATCAGGGACAGAGCTATTGTCAATGATCATTACATCTATGAGAATCAAATAGAGGTGAACTCCGTCTGA
- the hdr gene encoding hematopoietic death receptor isoform X1, translating to MIDFKYAVIFILMLSSKPTDAFPRSGLDLRGSRTQRDVPCSASLEYQHGNICCLNCPAGTRVESPCTGTREKGRCEECEHGDTYTEHSNGLNMCFKCTRCRSDQEMVTECNQTHNTECRCKSGKFCAPDQACEVCKKCSSCEKDEEIVRNCTSTTNTECKKIQSSSGTSRANAAIVVPLTLLASGLIILGAVCCWKKRNKATDSQRPDGKAGQRYPANFPTEERKTGETKKPSWQLVRPKSSAGTEDERKVLCESLNSSASNSQHSLTSLPSSAFPVPPPQVSAVVPRQPNRREEWQFPKLVPLKGEDSLRKCFDYFEEELEVDYHKKFFRHLGLNDNVIKSKENLHYEDRVHELLNIWLEKVGREASLNYLLSALIDLNQRRTAENIRDRAIVNDHYIYENQIEVNSV from the exons ATGATCGACTTTAAATATGCg GTTATTTTCATCTTGATGTTGAGCTCCAAACCCACGGATGCATTTCCACGCTCTGGACTTGACTTGAGAGGTAGCAGAACCCAGCGGGATGTCCCCTGCTCAGCCAGCCTGGAGTATCAGCACGGCAACATCTGCTGTCTAAACTGTCCAGCTG gtacACGTGTGGAATCACCCTGCACCGGAACACGAGAGAAGGGGAGGTGTGAAGAATGCGAGCATGGGGACACATACACTGAGCACAGCAATGGGCTGAACATGTGTTTCAAGTGCACACGGTGTCGCTCAG ATCAGGAAATGGTAACTGAATGTAATCAAACTCATAACACTGAATGTCGGTGCAAATCAGGGAAATTCTGTGCTCCTGACCAGGCATGCGAAGTGTGCAAGAAATGTTCAAG TTgtgagaaagatgaagagataGTGAGGAACTGCACCTCTACCACCAACACAGAGTGCAAGAAAATCCAGTCCAGCTCTGGCACTTCCCGAG CAAATGCAGCAATAGTGGTGCCACTCACACTCCTGGCTAGTGGGCTCATTATCCTGGGAGCAGTTTGCTGTtggaagaagagaaacaaagcaaCAG ACTCTCAGAGACCCGACGGCAAAGCTGGACAG CGTTATCCTGCTAACTTTCCCACTGAGGAAAGGAAGACTGGAGAAACCAAAAAGCCAAGCTGGCAACTGGTGAGACCTAAATCCTCAGCCGGCACGGAGGATGAACGTAAAGTGCTGTGCGAAAGCCTCAACAGCTCAGCCAGTAACTCCCAGCACAGCCTAACCAGCCTGCCTTCCTCTGCCTTCCCCGTACCTCCCCCCCAAGTCAGTGCTGTGGTCCCCAGGCAGCCCAACAGGAGg GAAGAATGGCAATTTCCCAAACTAGTTCCTCTGAAag GTGAAGATTCTCTGAGGAAATGCTTTGACTACTTCGAAGAAGAATTGGAGGTCGACTACCACAAGAAATTCTTCCGTCACCTTGGGCTTAACGACAATGTGATCAAAAGCAAAGAGAACCTTCACTATGAAGACAGGGTCCATGAGTTGCTGAACATTTGGTTGGAGAAAGTGGGCAGAGAAGCTAGCTTAAATTACCTGCTGAGTGCATTAATTGATCTGAATCAGAGGCGAACAGCTGAGAATATCAGGGACAGAGCTATTGTCAATGATCATTACATCTATGAGAATCAAATAGAGGTGAACTCCGTCTGA
- the LOC130168923 gene encoding lysosomal membrane ascorbate-dependent ferrireductase CYB561A3 isoform X1 has translation MQQGGPSSPSCPSSSDCFPLSHLNTAKCGSETSAEQEKHEPTYLSRMRSITIFYMCYLLCLGLGLACVVCVCVWNSQWRGGFAWDGKARQFNWHPVLMVTGLVVVYGIGAVLYRIPLTWGQNKLPWKLLHAALMLIALVLSIVGLCAVFDFHNANNIPNLYSLHSWIGIAATALFAIQWVVGVAGFLLPCSPISLRKLLKPVHVWMGGSILWLSIAACISGINEKLFFVLKGTANGTQPYSKLPPEALLGNSLGVLIVAFGLVVLKILSNHNWQRPDSRPEDLAYTPLLQEENE, from the exons atgcagcagggTGGCCCTTCATCTCCCAGCTGCCCCTCCAGCTCAGACTGCTTCCCCCTCAGCCACCTCAATACAGCCAAATGTGGAAGTGAGACCTCAGCTGAACAAGAGAAACACGAA CCCACATATCTGTCCAGGATGAGGTCCATCACGATCTTCTACATGTGCTACCTGTTGTGCCTTGGCCTGGGCCTGGCctgcgtggtgtgtgtgtgcgtctggaACAGCCAGTGGCGCGGCGGGTTCGCCTGGGACGGCAAGGCCCGGCAGTTCAACTGGCACCCGGTCCTGATGGTCACAGGTCTGGTTGTGGTGTACGGCATCG GAGCTGTGTTGTACCGCATCCCCCTGACCTGGGGTCAGAATAAACTCCCCTGGAAGCTCCTTCATGCTGCACTGATGCTCATCGCCCTGGTCCTGTCGATCGTGGGACTTTGTGCTGTGTTTGACTTCCACAATGCCAACAACATTCCTAACCTTTACTCTTTGCACAGCTGGATTGGAATTGCTGCCACAGCCCTTTTCGCCATACAG TGGGTGGTGGGTGTGGCTGGCTTCCTCCTGCCCTGCTCCCCCATATCACTACGTAAACTGCTGAAACCCGTCCATGTGTGGATGGGAGGCAGCATATTGTGGCTCAGCATCGCTGCCTGCATCTCTGGAATTAACGAGAAACTCTTCTTTGTTCT taaaGGAACCGCCAATGGAACTCAGCCATACTCTAAACTTCCACCTGAGGCTTTGTTAGGAAATTCATTAGGAGTTTTGATTGTAGCCTTCGGTTTGGTCGTTCTAAAGATTTTGTCCAACCATAACTGGCAGAGACCGGACTCTCGGCCTGAGGATCTGGCTTACACG CCATTGCTtcaagaggaaaatgaatga
- the hdr gene encoding hematopoietic death receptor isoform X2 has protein sequence MIDFKYAVIFILMLSSKPTDAFPRSGLDLRGSRTQRDVPCSASLEYQHGNICCLNCPAGTRVESPCTGTREKGRCEECEHGDTYTEHSNGLNMCFKCTRCRSDQEMVTECNQTHNTECRCKSGKFCAPDQACEVCKKCSSCEKDEEIVRNCTSTTNTECKKIQSSSGTSRANAAIVVPLTLLASGLIILGAVCCWKKRNKATDSQRPDGKAGQRYPANFPTEERKTGETKKPSWQLEEWQFPKLVPLKGEDSLRKCFDYFEEELEVDYHKKFFRHLGLNDNVIKSKENLHYEDRVHELLNIWLEKVGREASLNYLLSALIDLNQRRTAENIRDRAIVNDHYIYENQIEVNSV, from the exons ATGATCGACTTTAAATATGCg GTTATTTTCATCTTGATGTTGAGCTCCAAACCCACGGATGCATTTCCACGCTCTGGACTTGACTTGAGAGGTAGCAGAACCCAGCGGGATGTCCCCTGCTCAGCCAGCCTGGAGTATCAGCACGGCAACATCTGCTGTCTAAACTGTCCAGCTG gtacACGTGTGGAATCACCCTGCACCGGAACACGAGAGAAGGGGAGGTGTGAAGAATGCGAGCATGGGGACACATACACTGAGCACAGCAATGGGCTGAACATGTGTTTCAAGTGCACACGGTGTCGCTCAG ATCAGGAAATGGTAACTGAATGTAATCAAACTCATAACACTGAATGTCGGTGCAAATCAGGGAAATTCTGTGCTCCTGACCAGGCATGCGAAGTGTGCAAGAAATGTTCAAG TTgtgagaaagatgaagagataGTGAGGAACTGCACCTCTACCACCAACACAGAGTGCAAGAAAATCCAGTCCAGCTCTGGCACTTCCCGAG CAAATGCAGCAATAGTGGTGCCACTCACACTCCTGGCTAGTGGGCTCATTATCCTGGGAGCAGTTTGCTGTtggaagaagagaaacaaagcaaCAG ACTCTCAGAGACCCGACGGCAAAGCTGGACAG CGTTATCCTGCTAACTTTCCCACTGAGGAAAGGAAGACTGGAGAAACCAAAAAGCCAAGCTGGCAACTG GAAGAATGGCAATTTCCCAAACTAGTTCCTCTGAAag GTGAAGATTCTCTGAGGAAATGCTTTGACTACTTCGAAGAAGAATTGGAGGTCGACTACCACAAGAAATTCTTCCGTCACCTTGGGCTTAACGACAATGTGATCAAAAGCAAAGAGAACCTTCACTATGAAGACAGGGTCCATGAGTTGCTGAACATTTGGTTGGAGAAAGTGGGCAGAGAAGCTAGCTTAAATTACCTGCTGAGTGCATTAATTGATCTGAATCAGAGGCGAACAGCTGAGAATATCAGGGACAGAGCTATTGTCAATGATCATTACATCTATGAGAATCAAATAGAGGTGAACTCCGTCTGA